One Bacteroidota bacterium genomic region harbors:
- a CDS encoding DEAD/DEAH box helicase, with product MKFADYNISTELKKSIAEIGFSRPTDIQFKSIPAILQGQNILAIAQTGTGKTAAFAIPVIHRLQRKPKQHTYTKNIRCLVMLPTRELAVQIAEVFTNLSKYTPLNILCLHGGVEQWPQIDKLAEGVDILISTPGRMFDLVSQGYIKLDAVEILILDEADQMLDLGFIKDIRDVIKLLPFKRQTLFFSATIDKEIKKLAYAIVENPIRIHISPKNPVSKNVTHTVAYIGMDDKRFFLERLATEAPDSKILVFVRTKVRAERVHQAMERVGITSLTMHGDKEQDARLSAMTDFKNDKVKMLIATDVSARGIDISKVDYVINYDLPELPENYVHRVGRTGRGVLLGHAVSFCSPEEKPLLLEIEKYIGGPIDEVKIDKNDYEATLDFSKDANNNWSALINDAMKSEEEFQKKKKKK from the coding sequence GAAATAGGTTTTAGTCGCCCTACGGATATACAATTCAAATCGATTCCTGCCATATTACAAGGGCAAAATATATTAGCGATTGCCCAAACCGGAACAGGTAAAACAGCCGCATTTGCAATTCCTGTAATACATAGATTGCAACGCAAACCGAAGCAACATACTTATACAAAAAACATTAGATGTTTGGTGATGCTGCCCACGCGTGAGCTGGCTGTGCAAATAGCAGAAGTGTTTACAAACCTGAGTAAGTACACCCCACTTAATATATTATGTTTGCATGGAGGTGTGGAGCAATGGCCGCAAATAGATAAACTTGCTGAAGGCGTTGATATACTTATTTCTACACCAGGCAGAATGTTTGATTTGGTAAGCCAGGGTTATATAAAATTGGATGCCGTTGAGATATTAATTTTGGACGAAGCAGATCAAATGTTGGATTTGGGTTTCATCAAAGATATCAGAGATGTTATCAAACTTTTGCCATTCAAAAGGCAAACTTTATTTTTCTCCGCAACGATTGATAAGGAAATAAAAAAGTTGGCTTATGCTATTGTAGAAAATCCAATTCGTATACATATATCGCCCAAAAATCCAGTATCGAAAAATGTAACACATACTGTTGCCTATATAGGCATGGATGATAAACGTTTCTTTTTGGAAAGGTTAGCAACTGAAGCACCCGATAGTAAAATTTTGGTTTTTGTACGGACAAAAGTTCGTGCCGAAAGAGTACATCAAGCTATGGAAAGAGTGGGTATTACAAGCCTTACTATGCATGGCGATAAAGAGCAAGACGCACGCCTCTCCGCCATGACTGATTTTAAAAATGATAAAGTAAAAATGCTTATTGCTACCGATGTAAGTGCAAGAGGAATTGATATATCGAAAGTAGATTACGTTATTAATTATGATTTGCCCGAATTGCCCGAGAATTATGTGCATCGTGTAGGTCGCACTGGGCGGGGTGTTTTGCTGGGTCATGCAGTATCATTTTGCAGCCCTGAAGAAAAACCATTATTACTAGAAATTGAAAAATATATAGGCGGCCCCATTGATGAGGTAAAGATTGACAAAAACGATTATGAAGCTACTTTGGATTTTTCGAAAGACGCCAATAATAATTGGAGTGCATTGATAAATGATGCGATGAAATCGGAAGAAGAATTTCAGAAAAAGAAGAAGAAGAAATAG